The following proteins are co-located in the Silene latifolia isolate original U9 population chromosome 1, ASM4854445v1, whole genome shotgun sequence genome:
- the LOC141615768 gene encoding guanine nucleotide-binding protein subunit gamma 2-like, whose amino-acid sequence MSHQQQQVVAVQTNTGDTRGKHRIMAELKRLDQETRFVEEELEQLSKPDNANNVNASVACKELLGFVDSNPDPLLPSTVAPVNPAWDRWFEGPQDSKGCHCWIL is encoded by the coding sequence aTGAGTCATCAACAGCAGCAGGTGGTGGCGGTTCAAACGAATACCGGCGATACAAGAGGAAAGCATCGAATAATGGCGGAATTAAAGCGATTAGATCAAGAAACAAGATTTGTAGAAGAAGAATTGGAACAACTTTCTAAACCTGATAATGCTAATAATGTTAATGCTTCTGTTGCTTGTAAGGAATTATTAGGGTTTGTTGATTCGAATCCCGATCCTCTTCTTCCGTCTACTGTCGCTCCTGTTAATCCCGCTTGGGATCGCTGGTTTGAAGGTCCGCAGGATTCTAAGGGTTGTCATTGCTGGATTTTGTGA
- the LOC141615695 gene encoding aspartic proteinase CDR1-like, whose amino-acid sequence MFFILLTINLINSVNRVFSYALPNKDPSLSFSAPLIHRSSPESPFYNRNYTRENHIEDGILNTKARMQYFGQIKDVDKAYVAAPLSGWNMLMKYTMGTPPVTSYGVFDTGSSFTWVQCQPCVHCYKQGKYPVFNPNKSSSFQVVLCNEPRCSMAPEHSCRSSNINDLCLYSVTYTDNLISSRGVLATETITLSADNTTRTVSHVVFGCGHDNHDRRKSPGIVGLGNSSISLIHQLSVSLFSHYVIANSSHIEGVAYFGTLDNNSVVTGMTTPLLPSQHGIYYLNLTGISVDGSNLDFPPDIFEKSLDGTASGFIIDSGTTYTTLRAEAFDMMVSAIMEVMHRHIPESTKHFELCYKDVNDAPEVVFRFYGLDYVICDANLWVRHQGLYCLAIIRLNENQGNVSVLGFHQQRNVQVGFDLANNLLSLMYPQGCPPDAIDFLEFGAKDSIL is encoded by the coding sequence ATGTTCTTCATTTTGCTTActataaatttaattaactccGTTAATCGAGTTTTTTCGTATGCCTTGCCTAATAAAGACCCTTCCTTGAGCTTCTCCGCGCCCCTCATCCACCGTAGTTCACCCGAGTCTCCATTCTATAACCGGAACTACACCCGAGAAAACCATATTGAAGACGGAATTCTCAACACCAAAGCGCGAATGCAATACTTCGGCCAAATTAAAGACGTAGATAAAGCGTATGTGGCAGCCCCTCTTTCGGGTTGGAACATGCTCATGAAGTACACCATGGGTACGCCGCCAGTTACGAGTTATGGCGTATTTGATACCGGTAGTAGCTTTACATGGGTTCAATGTCAGCCTTGTGTTCATTGCTATAAACAGGGGAAATACCCGGTTTTCAACCCGAATAAATCGTCTTCTTTTCAAGTAGTTTTATGCAATGAACCTCGTTGTTCCATGGCGCCAGAGCATTCTTGTCGTAGTTCCAACATTAATGACTTGTGTCTTTACAGTGTTACCTACACCGACAATTTAATATCTTCTCGAGGAGTACTGGCAACTGAGACGATAACACTTTCAGCAGATAACACCACAAGGACCGTGTCCCACGTGGTATTTGGTTGCGGTCATGATAACCATGACAGACGAAAAAGCCCTGGAATTGTCGGTCTAGGCAATTCCAGCATATCGCTCATTCACCAGCTGTCAGTCTCGCTTTTCTCCCACTATGTGATCGCTAACAGCAGTCACATAGAGGGAGTAGCATATTTCGGAACACTCGACAATAACAGCGTTGTCACTGGCATGACAACGCCGTTATTGCCTTCACAACACGGCATCTACTATCTAAACCTAACTGGAATCAGTGTAGACGGGTCAAACCTTGACTTTCCACCAGATATCTTTGAAAAATCCCTAGATGGGACCGCTTCTGGATTTATTATCGACTCAGGAACTACGTACACAACACTTCGAGCTGAAGCTTTTGACATGATGGTAAGTGCCATAATGGAGGTAATGCATAGGCATATTCCTGAAAGCACAAAACATTTCGAGTTATGTTATAAAGATGTGAATGACGCGCCAGAGGTGGTGTTCCGATTCTATGGACTAGACTATGTGATATGTGATGCGAATTTGTGGGTCCGACATCAGGGACTATATTGCCTGGCTATAATAAGGCTGAATGAAAATCAGGGTAATGTGTCTGTACTGGGTTTTCACCAGCAAAGGAATGTACAAGTCGGTTTCGACTTGGCGAATAATTTGCTTAGTTTGATGTATCCTCAGGGTTGTCCTCCTGATGCAATTGATTTCCTGGAGTTTGGAGCCAAGGATTCAATCCTGTGA